A stretch of the Aegilops tauschii subsp. strangulata cultivar AL8/78 chromosome 4, Aet v6.0, whole genome shotgun sequence genome encodes the following:
- the LOC109782710 gene encoding uncharacterized protein, which produces MLVDGGARLSLISAKVISKLQITKEELKVTVTFQGINPGRSRPKGKIMLLVTFGGELTYQTEKIVFDVVELPFPYNGILGRPALAKFMAASHYAYNTLKLPGPMGVISIPSDKKDAVMCVDKLYRETVAAEAVEPVPREAMEHHLAVYPYARPVKQKVWKEALER; this is translated from the exons atgttggttgacggcggggccagGTTGAGTCTGATTTCCGCCAAGGTCATCAGCAAGTTGCAGATAACAAAAGAAGAGCTGAAGGTTACTGTCACCTTTCAAGGTATCAACCCTGGCAGGAGTCGTCCAAAGGGGAAGATCATGCTGCTagtgacatttggaggagaatTGACCTACCAGACTGAAAAGATTGTGTTCGATGTGGTCGAGCTTCCGTTTCCGTACAATGGGATACTTGGACGACCTGCCTTGGcaaagttcatggcggcatcccactatgcctacaacactcTGAAGTTGCCTGGACCAATGGGCGTTATTTCTATCCCTTCAGATAAGAAAGACGCAGTTATGTGCGTGGATAAGTTGTACCGGGAGACGGTCGCTGCCGAGGCCGTGGAACC CGTTCCCAGGGAGGCAAtggagcaccaccttgctgtctacCCCTATGCCCGGCCTGTCAAGCAGAAGGTCTGGAAGGAAGCTTTGGAGCGGTAG